In Flavobacteriales bacterium, the following proteins share a genomic window:
- a CDS encoding M20/M25/M40 family metallo-hydrolase: MKKLFLFIAILFTATVSHSADPDSVLIRKIYDAELTNGECYQNLKVLCKSIGHRLSGSPQAEQAVYWGKKIMEKAGFDKVYLQEVMVPHWVRGKNESGMLILSNYPKRKDGTPVSSSIKITALGGSVGTNGKLTAEVIEVNDFEELKRLGPENIKGKIVLFNRPFDPTYIHTFNSYGHCVDQRVHGAKEAAQYGAKAVVIRSMTHGEGDHPHTGAMKYDDSIPKIPAVAVSTVVADEISKELKAGRPVKMTLNLDCQWLPDVKSYNVIGEITGKEFPDEIISVGGHLDSWDIGEGAHDDGAGCVQSMEALRLFKVLGIQPKHTLRAVLFMNEENGLRGGKKYAEQAHEKNEKHIAALESDRGGFVPRGFAIEGNQKEIDWLQSLAPLFKAYDLHYFEPGGSGADIGPLKKYFPDIVLFGFVPDSQRYFDHHHAETDVFENVNRRELELGSAAMAAFLYVLDIHLANH, translated from the coding sequence ATGAAAAAACTATTCCTGTTTATTGCCATACTTTTTACGGCTACGGTTTCCCACTCTGCCGATCCGGATTCGGTGCTTATCCGAAAAATTTACGATGCTGAATTGACCAATGGAGAATGTTATCAGAATTTAAAAGTTCTCTGCAAAAGTATCGGTCATCGACTCAGCGGATCTCCGCAAGCGGAACAAGCGGTGTATTGGGGAAAAAAAATAATGGAAAAAGCCGGATTCGATAAAGTTTATCTGCAGGAAGTAATGGTTCCTCATTGGGTAAGAGGAAAAAACGAAAGTGGAATGCTCATTCTTTCTAATTATCCAAAAAGAAAAGACGGAACACCGGTTAGCAGTTCCATTAAAATCACCGCACTCGGTGGTTCTGTGGGTACAAACGGAAAATTAACTGCAGAAGTGATTGAGGTTAACGATTTTGAAGAATTAAAACGACTGGGGCCGGAAAACATCAAAGGTAAAATCGTATTGTTTAATCGTCCCTTCGATCCTACATACATTCACACGTTTAATTCGTACGGACATTGTGTAGACCAACGTGTACATGGTGCTAAGGAAGCAGCCCAATACGGTGCTAAAGCTGTTGTTATTCGCAGTATGACGCATGGAGAAGGTGATCATCCGCATACCGGTGCAATGAAATACGATGACTCCATTCCTAAAATTCCTGCTGTTGCAGTAAGTACCGTGGTTGCCGATGAAATTTCGAAAGAATTAAAAGCGGGTCGTCCCGTAAAAATGACGTTGAATTTAGATTGCCAATGGTTACCTGATGTAAAATCATACAACGTAATTGGAGAAATCACCGGTAAAGAATTTCCCGACGAAATCATTTCAGTGGGTGGTCACCTCGACAGCTGGGATATCGGCGAAGGCGCTCACGATGATGGAGCGGGATGTGTTCAAAGTATGGAAGCTCTTCGTTTATTTAAAGTGTTAGGCATTCAACCGAAGCATACTTTAAGAGCTGTATTGTTTATGAATGAAGAAAACGGATTAAGAGGCGGAAAAAAATATGCGGAGCAAGCCCATGAAAAAAATGAAAAACATATCGCTGCATTAGAAAGTGATCGCGGTGGATTTGTTCCCCGTGGTTTTGCCATTGAGGGTAATCAAAAAGAAATTGACTGGTTGCAATCACTTGCCCCATTGTTTAAAGCATACGACCTCCACTATTTTGAACCCGGAGGATCCGGAGCAGATATTGGTCCCCTTAAAAAATACTTCCCCGATATTGTGTTGTTCGGATTTGTTCCCGACTCCCAACGTTATTTTGATCATCACCATGCAGAAACCGATGTGTTTGAAAATGTAAACAGACGGGAACTCGAATTAGGATCTGCCGCAATGGCTGCATTTCTCTATGTGTTGGACATCCATTTGGCAAATCATTAA
- a CDS encoding CPBP family intramembrane metalloprotease, with product MSNRTTILLLATFTLTIFPLVGWLIFKIISEENWTAVFFEGHSIILQICFGSVFGFLSALGAWYLIRSPFLLPVIEKYGGLIKSLHLKPIDIIYISLCAGIGEELLFRASIQPFLGIWITSILFVALHGYLNPFDWRVSVYGIYMTAVIIIIAYELSYLGIYASIASHVVIDIVLLFLLSKLNDQEAIPKDDFPIFLNSEEEEGEIS from the coding sequence ATGAGTAACCGAACTACCATTCTATTGCTGGCAACCTTTACCCTCACCATTTTTCCATTGGTAGGTTGGCTTATCTTTAAAATTATTTCTGAAGAAAACTGGACCGCTGTTTTTTTTGAAGGACATTCCATCATTCTACAAATCTGTTTCGGATCTGTATTCGGATTTCTTTCTGCATTAGGTGCATGGTATCTGATTCGTTCTCCATTTTTATTACCCGTAATAGAAAAATACGGCGGATTGATAAAATCACTCCACTTAAAACCCATCGATATCATTTACATATCCCTCTGTGCAGGTATTGGGGAAGAGTTATTATTCAGAGCCTCCATTCAACCTTTTTTAGGAATATGGATCACCTCCATCCTCTTTGTTGCGCTCCATGGATATTTAAATCCCTTCGACTGGCGGGTTTCGGTTTATGGCATTTACATGACTGCCGTAATTATTATCATAGCTTACGAGCTCAGCTATTTAGGTATTTACGCCTCCATTGCTTCACATGTGGTGATTGATATAGTTTTGCTTTTTCTGTTGAGTAAATTGAACGATCAGGAAGCAATTCCCAAGGATGACTTCCCAATATTTCTTAATTCGGAGGAAGAAGAAGGAGAGATTTCCTAA
- a CDS encoding DUF1987 domain-containing protein, producing the protein MSSFVLEGSPKTPTVNLNAEKGVLELKGRSIPENSIEFYKPIFDWVENYGSNPKSDTQVNVVLEYFNTSSSKCILDFFKKLENLNNGGKTKVTINWHYEEDDEDMLEAGEDYQAIISVPFKMVAIEEI; encoded by the coding sequence ATGAGCAGTTTCGTACTTGAGGGGAGTCCTAAAACCCCAACCGTGAATCTGAATGCGGAAAAAGGTGTTCTTGAATTAAAAGGACGTTCCATTCCGGAAAATTCCATTGAATTTTACAAACCGATTTTTGATTGGGTTGAAAATTACGGTTCAAATCCGAAATCCGATACTCAGGTAAATGTTGTGTTGGAATATTTCAATACCTCTTCTTCGAAATGTATTCTTGATTTCTTTAAGAAACTTGAAAACCTGAACAATGGCGGGAAAACAAAAGTGACCATTAACTGGCATTATGAAGAAGATGACGAAGATATGCTGGAAGCCGGAGAAGACTATCAGGCGATTATCTCTGTTCCATTTAAAATGGTAGCCATCGAAGAAATTTAA
- a CDS encoding SPOR domain-containing protein, with translation MKAEYLFELLQENKTVILPGIGAFVQNDSTTQPYIFNPYLKFNDGMLVAYIAKKENLGMEEAGKKLEVFSAGIQSLLESGRDVVIQRLGKIKSDASGKIEFTHDPSLTENQQEKIIVPEIKTETPKTEVPKVETPKIETPKVETPKVETPKVELPKPELPKEEKENSIPPVSIQEEKITKPEIAAEKKIEKEIKKSPVEKKKKERKKRKLLIPLLLLLLLGGGGTAGYLFRNEIMHLFSGQTESKADEKKETKKESPKQEQPASPGDSTSVEEMDSSLTESPIAETENPELITEESPVKEEVAPKQNHAVTTTPSAPAQSGNYYVIIGCYSNESNISAISQKASEKGHTASDIGVYGGLHHISVYSTSDLSDAAAKASSLRSDFPNAWVMQVR, from the coding sequence ATGAAAGCAGAATATCTATTTGAGTTATTGCAGGAAAATAAGACAGTTATTCTTCCCGGAATCGGCGCATTCGTTCAGAATGATTCCACTACTCAACCTTATATTTTTAATCCCTACCTCAAGTTTAACGACGGAATGCTGGTTGCCTACATTGCCAAAAAAGAAAATCTCGGCATGGAGGAAGCAGGTAAAAAACTGGAAGTTTTCTCCGCCGGAATTCAATCTTTGCTGGAATCGGGACGAGATGTTGTGATTCAACGCCTGGGGAAAATAAAATCAGATGCATCGGGAAAAATTGAATTCACCCATGATCCATCCCTAACCGAAAATCAGCAAGAAAAAATAATTGTCCCTGAAATAAAAACGGAGACTCCAAAAACTGAGGTGCCAAAAGTTGAAACGCCAAAAATTGAAACACCAAAAGTTGAAACACCAAAAGTTGAAACACCGAAAGTTGAATTACCAAAACCTGAACTACCGAAAGAGGAAAAGGAAAATTCCATTCCTCCGGTAAGTATCCAGGAAGAGAAAATCACAAAGCCGGAAATTGCTGCAGAAAAAAAGATTGAAAAAGAAATAAAAAAATCTCCGGTTGAGAAAAAAAAGAAGGAGCGAAAAAAAAGAAAATTATTGATTCCCCTCTTGCTTCTTCTCCTACTCGGTGGAGGTGGAACAGCAGGCTATTTATTCCGCAATGAAATCATGCATTTATTTTCGGGACAAACAGAAAGTAAGGCAGATGAAAAAAAGGAAACAAAAAAAGAATCACCAAAGCAAGAACAACCAGCATCACCGGGTGATAGCACTTCGGTGGAAGAGATGGATAGTAGTCTCACCGAATCGCCTATTGCTGAAACTGAAAATCCTGAACTCATAACTGAAGAAAGTCCGGTGAAAGAAGAAGTGGCGCCGAAACAAAATCATGCGGTGACCACCACACCTTCAGCTCCGGCACAAAGTGGTAATTATTATGTGATCATTGGCTGCTATTCCAACGAAAGCAATATTTCAGCGATTAGTCAGAAAGCTTCAGAAAAAGGACATACTGCCAGCGATATTGGGGTGTATGGGGGCTTGCATCATATTTCGGTTTATTCCACTTCCGATTTATCGGATGCTGCGGCCAAGGCTTCCTCCTTACGATCCGATTTTCCAAATGCCTGGGTAATGCAGGTCCGTTAA
- a CDS encoding ABC transporter substrate-binding protein produces the protein MKSIRICGVNEHFNFPWRYAIEKGLFQQAGIDLVWTESKGGTGEMTRLLANNGTDLAVLLTEGMFVEAIRNRTAKIIQLHVTSPLHWGAHVKKNSAIHSTNDLKQKRFAISRYGSGSHLMALVHAKNMGWEKSDVSFVVVNSLEGGLQSLANGESDVFLWEKYTTAPFLEEFGLRYVGDVVTPWPSFLLAGSNEFCAEDQEAVKTIARIIASANAELKKNPETVKWISQRQHLNEKQVSQWFSEMTWNEAPGIKESDYAHILHSLCNADLITPEERDNSNDIRFVW, from the coding sequence TTGAAAAGTATTCGAATTTGCGGCGTAAATGAGCATTTTAATTTTCCCTGGAGATATGCCATTGAAAAGGGATTATTCCAACAAGCGGGAATAGATTTGGTGTGGACAGAAAGCAAGGGCGGAACGGGCGAAATGACGCGTTTACTCGCGAACAACGGAACAGACCTTGCTGTTTTACTCACCGAAGGAATGTTTGTTGAAGCCATCAGAAATCGCACAGCAAAAATTATTCAGTTGCACGTCACATCGCCACTCCACTGGGGAGCGCATGTGAAAAAAAATTCCGCCATCCATTCAACCAACGATTTAAAACAAAAACGATTTGCCATTAGCCGATATGGCAGCGGTTCACATCTGATGGCGCTCGTTCATGCAAAAAATATGGGCTGGGAAAAATCGGATGTTTCATTTGTAGTTGTGAACTCACTGGAGGGTGGACTCCAATCGCTGGCCAATGGAGAAAGCGATGTGTTTTTATGGGAGAAATACACCACAGCGCCTTTTCTGGAAGAATTTGGATTACGATATGTTGGGGATGTGGTTACTCCATGGCCAAGTTTTTTACTGGCAGGTTCCAATGAATTCTGTGCAGAAGATCAGGAAGCGGTAAAGACCATTGCCCGTATCATTGCTTCTGCAAATGCCGAATTGAAAAAAAATCCGGAAACCGTCAAATGGATTTCACAACGTCAGCATCTCAATGAAAAACAGGTTAGCCAATGGTTTAGTGAAATGACATGGAATGAGGCTCCCGGTATAAAAGAAAGCGACTACGCGCATATTTTGCACAGTCTTTGCAATGCAGATTTAATCACACCGGAAGAACGTGATAATTCCAACGATATTCGATTTGTATGGTAA
- the hxpB gene encoding hexitol phosphatase HxpB: MIKAVIFDMDGLLIDSEPIWREAEKELFSTVGISLSDEMCFETVGLRIEEVVEHWYRLFPWNNKPKEILQEEIIQRVIDLILKKGNALPGVFDCISFFEKKNIPMAIASGSHYRIIQAVTGKLNIQDKMKVIYSAEEEAFGKPHPGIFLTTAKKLNTEHYHCLVFEDSFNGVIAAKAARMKVIAVPEDIHYGEARFAAADLILKHLTEFNEETWQKFTI, translated from the coding sequence GTGATAAAGGCCGTGATTTTCGATATGGACGGATTGCTGATCGACAGTGAACCCATCTGGCGTGAAGCAGAGAAAGAATTATTTTCTACGGTAGGAATTTCGCTTAGCGACGAAATGTGTTTTGAAACGGTGGGATTACGTATTGAAGAAGTGGTTGAACACTGGTACCGTTTATTCCCATGGAACAACAAACCCAAAGAAATATTACAGGAAGAAATTATTCAACGTGTTATCGATTTGATTTTAAAAAAAGGGAACGCTCTTCCCGGGGTGTTTGACTGCATTTCTTTTTTCGAGAAAAAAAATATTCCAATGGCTATTGCATCGGGGAGTCATTACCGAATTATACAAGCCGTAACCGGTAAGTTAAACATACAAGATAAGATGAAGGTCATTTATTCTGCAGAAGAAGAAGCCTTCGGTAAACCACATCCGGGAATTTTCCTGACTACTGCAAAAAAACTAAATACGGAACACTATCACTGTTTAGTTTTTGAAGATTCATTTAACGGTGTTATTGCCGCTAAAGCTGCACGCATGAAAGTAATAGCTGTACCCGAAGATATCCATTACGGCGAAGCGCGATTTGCGGCAGCTGATTTGATATTAAAACATCTCACTGAATTCAACGAAGAAACATGGCAAAAATTCACTATTTGA
- a CDS encoding OmpA family protein — protein MAKIHYLILLFFGLHFLAEAQNKEEYIAACGIPAKGKFLPVLQDSVYYKRERFTDYDFKRICLIPEDICNNGNPILLVQWLKENPFTKVELRWHTDIRGNEAYNKRLSEMYVKTLQSYLVNEGIEPSRLVSRGMGEEFFRISEAEILKLKTKQEQDSAHRLNRRLEVKILEINYKSVFAVSDQYFFVDQTLEKNLADPLSRNFRSLFVKSNPTQQDISAKDSALRIINILAVFLQTHPQIVIEIGVHCETAIDANTASASTLSEAKAIADNLISKGVKASQVSYTGFGNSKPIHSSWEINKQSDPLLKNKMDAENVRLVVRIKKC, from the coding sequence ATGGCAAAAATTCACTATTTGATTTTGTTGTTTTTCGGCTTGCATTTCCTGGCTGAAGCTCAAAATAAGGAGGAGTATATCGCAGCATGTGGAATTCCTGCCAAAGGGAAATTTTTACCTGTATTACAGGATTCGGTTTATTATAAAAGAGAACGATTCACCGATTATGATTTTAAGCGTATTTGTTTAATACCTGAGGACATCTGCAACAACGGCAATCCAATTTTACTTGTACAATGGTTAAAAGAAAATCCATTTACCAAAGTTGAATTAAGATGGCATACGGACATAAGAGGAAATGAGGCCTACAACAAAAGATTATCCGAAATGTACGTAAAAACACTTCAATCTTACTTAGTCAATGAGGGCATTGAGCCTTCACGATTGGTATCGCGTGGAATGGGTGAGGAATTTTTCCGTATTTCTGAAGCTGAAATTCTAAAATTAAAAACCAAACAGGAACAAGATTCGGCTCACCGGTTAAACAGACGACTTGAAGTAAAAATTCTTGAAATCAATTACAAAAGTGTTTTTGCAGTTTCGGATCAATATTTTTTTGTTGACCAAACCCTGGAAAAAAATCTTGCTGATCCGCTCAGCAGAAATTTCAGAAGTTTATTTGTAAAATCTAATCCAACACAACAAGATATCAGCGCCAAAGATTCAGCTCTAAGAATCATCAATATTCTTGCTGTATTTCTGCAAACTCATCCGCAAATTGTAATTGAAATCGGAGTCCATTGCGAAACCGCCATAGATGCAAACACAGCCTCTGCAAGCACCTTATCCGAAGCAAAAGCCATTGCCGATAACCTTATTTCAAAAGGCGTAAAGGCGAGTCAGGTCAGTTACACCGGATTCGGCAATTCGAAACCAATTCACTCTTCCTGGGAGATCAACAAACAAAGTGATCCGCTGCTGAAAAATAAAATGGATGCAGAGAATGTTAGACTGGTGGTGCGGATAAAAAAATGCTAA